In Aegilops tauschii subsp. strangulata cultivar AL8/78 chromosome 3, Aet v6.0, whole genome shotgun sequence, one genomic interval encodes:
- the LOC109785567 gene encoding 3'-5' exonuclease — MGDTYVTDVAFGEEVITTTVTSSGAAVEDWVEEVYSMYAGCPNQILVGLDVEWRPSYSRVQNPAALLQLCIDQRCLIFQLLHADYIPDALSVFLMDNQFWFVGVGVAADANRLAQDYDLQVRNLEDLRGVAAEEMGIPELRQAGLKDLARQVLGVTIEKPRRITMGPWDACCLSDEQIHYACTDAYVSSQIGLELFTGNY, encoded by the coding sequence ATGGGGGACACGTATGTCACCGACGTTGCCTTCGGGGAGGAGGTGATCACCACCACCGTGACGTCCTCCGGCGCGGCCGTGGAGGACTGGGTCGAGGAGGTGTACTCCATGTACGCCGGCTGCCCCAACCAAATCCTCGTCGGGCTCGACGTCGAGTGGCGTCCCAGCTACAGCCGCGTGCAGAACCCCGCCGCGCTCCTGCAGCTCTGCATTGACCagcgctgcctcatcttccagctcctcCACGCCGACTACATCCCTGACGCCCTGTCGGTCTTCCTCATGGACAACCAGTTCTGGTTCGTCGGCGTCGGCGTGGCCGCGGACGCCAATCGCCTGGCCCAGGACTACGATCTGCAGGTACGCAATCTGGAGGACCTGCGCGGCGTCGCGGCCGAGGAGATGGGCATCCCGGAGCTCCGCCAGGCCGGGCTGAAAGACCTGGCGCGCCAAGTCTTGGGGGTTACCATCGAGAAGCCACGGCGGATTACGATGGGCCCGTGGGACGCCTGCTGCCTCTCCGACGAGCAGATCCACTACGCCTGCACCGATGCCTACGTCTCCTCGCAGATCGGATTGGAGCTGTTCACCGGAAACTACTAG